A window of Citrus sinensis cultivar Valencia sweet orange chromosome 7, DVS_A1.0, whole genome shotgun sequence contains these coding sequences:
- the LOC102619536 gene encoding filament-like plant protein 3, with the protein MDRRSWLWRRKSGGGAAGGETESSGSVSSLSERFSDDQTHSSQSSEATSKAPPLDEVVNDSVKTLTEKLSAALLNVSAKEDLVKQHAKVAEEAVSGWEKAENELSTLKQQLKAASQKNSALENRVSHLDGALKECVRQLRQAREEQEQRIQETVSKQNLEWESKKSELESKLVDLQKKLQTAKSEAAASADRDLRSKLEAAEKQNSALKLELLSRVKELELRIVERDLSTKAAETASKQHLESIKKLAKVEAECLRLKAVVRKASPNTENKSFTPSSIYVGSFTDSQSDNGKRPLGNETDNCKISDSEVNECEPNSSTSWASALAIDVKAVGRNVMVPSVDINLMDDFLEMERLAALPDTESRSFCVEVGPASDQPNADETSIKAELEVLIHRTAELEEELENMREEKSELEMDLKESQRRLETSQNQLKEAELKLEELETQLAFANKSKQAVEVKMKAAIAARGVAESKLSVVEAEMKTQLALANKSKQAAEEEVKSAKSKKEAAESRLRAVEAEMETLRSKVISLEDEVEKERALSEENIANFQKSKDELSKVKQEIELQHEVKLQYLAGSNQELKINQEEELAVAASKFAECQKTIASLGRQLRSLVTLDDFLIDSEKPLEHTGEGKNGGESWNLQATEFTFVA; encoded by the exons atGGACCGTCGTAGTTGGCTTTGGCGAAGAAAGTCCGGTGGCGGTGCCGCTGGCGGCGAAACTGAGAGTTCCGGCTCCGTTTCTTCCCTTTCTGAACGGTTCTCCGATGATCAG ACTCATAGTTCGCAGTCATCAGAGGCCACGTCTAAAGCGCCACCTCTCGATGAAGTAGTCAATGACAGTGTGAAGACTCTAACAGAGAAACTGTCCGCTGCTCTTCTCAACGTCAGTGCCAAGGAAGACTTGGTAAAGCAGCATGCTAAAGTTGCCGAAGAAGCTGTATCAG GCTGGGAGAAGGCTGAAAATGAATTGTCAACATTAAAGCAACAACTTAAGGCTGCTTCTCAGAAGAATTCAGCACTTGAAAATCGAGTTAGTCATCTTGATGGGGCACTCAAGGAATGTGTAAGGCAACTAAGGCAAGCTAGGGAAGAGCAAGAGCAGAGGATCCAGGAAACTGTTTCTAAGCAAAATTTAGAATGGGAATCAAAAAAGTCTGAGCTTGAGAGTAAGCTTGTTGATCTCCAAAAAAAACTGCAAACTGCCAAAAGTGAAGCCGCTGCCTCAGCTGATCGGGATCTCCGCTCAAAACTTGAGGCTGCTGAGAAACAGAATTCGGCCCTTAAGCTTGAGCTTCTTTCTCGAGTTAAGGAGCTAGAACTAAGGATCGTTGAGAGGGACCTAAGCACGAAAGCGGCTGAAACAGCCAGCAAGCAACACTTAGAGAGTATTAAGAAATTAGCTAAGGTTGAGGCTGAATGCCTGAGGCTTAAAGCTGTGGTTCGCAAAGCATCCCCTAATACTGAAAACAAGTCTTTCACTCCTTCATCCATTTATGTTGGGTCTTTCACAGATAGTCAGTCAGATAATGGAAAGAGACCACTTGGAAATGAAACGGATAACTGCAAGATTAGTGACTCGGAAGTGAATGAATGTGAGCCAAACAGTTCAACCTCATGGGCTTCTGCTTTAGCCATAGATGTGAAGGCTGTTGGAAGAAACGTCATGGTCCCTTCTGTAGATATTAATCTCATGGATGATTTTCTTGAAATGGAAAGGCTCGCAGCACTGCCAGATACTGAAAGTAGAAGCTTTTGTGTGGAGGTGGGACCAGCATCTGACCAACCAAATGCTGATGAAACCTCAATAAAAGCTGAACTTGAAGTCTTGATTCACAGGACTGCTGAACTGGAGGAAGAGTTAGAAAAtatgagagaagaaaaatcaGAACTAGAGATGGATTTGAAAGAATCCCAAAGGCGGCTGGAAACTTCACAAAATCAGCTAAAGGAAGCTGAGTTGAAGCTAGAAGAGCTGGAAACTCAATTAGCTTTTGCAAACAAATCCAAACAAGCTGTTGAAGTCAAAATGAAGGCTGCAATCGCAGCAAGAGGAGTAGCAGAGTCAAAACTGAGTGTTGTTGAAGCAGAGATGAAAACTCAGCTAGCTCTTGCAAACAAATCGAAGCAAGCTGCGGAGGAAGAAGTgaaatctgcaaaatcaaaaAAGGAAGCGGCGGAGTCACGACTCAGAGCTGTTGAAGCTGAGATGGAAACTTTGCGCTCAAAAGTTATTTCCTTGGAGGATGAGGTTGAAAAGGAGCGTGCACTATCAGAAGAAAACATTGCTAATTTTCAGAAATCAAAAGATGAGCTTTCAAAAGTGAAACAGGAAATCGAGCTTCAGCATGAGGTCAAGCTCCAGTATTTAGCTGGCTCTAACCAGGAGTTGAAGATCAATCAG GAGGAGGAGCTAGCAGTGGCTGCCAGTAAATTTGCAGAGTGCCAGAAGACTATTGCTTCACTTGGCCGGCAGTTAAGATCTCTTGTTACACTGGATGATTTCCTGATTGATTCAGAGAAGCCATTGGAGCATACAGGTGAAGGGAAAAATGGTGGGGAATCATGGAATTTGCAAGCTACTGAATTTACATTCGTGGCATAA